The Paenibacillus sp. RC334 nucleotide sequence GGAGCGAAATTAGAATCGGGATTTATAGAATGTAATATTGAATGTCATGAAACATCTGTTATGGATTTAACGAATAGTGTGAAACAACAGGAGAAAATTGGAGAAGTAGAAGAAGAACGAGCAGTTGAAATCATGTTTAGAACTAAAGTACTCAATGATGAAGTAGAGCAAAAGTATTTGATTACCGATTCACAAAGAGTTATGCGAAGAGATCGGAAAAATGTTATTTTCAAGACAAATCTGGTATCTCCTGTGGATCATCGTGTAATGCCTATCTCAGCAAAAGCGATTTCAGCAACTATTATGTCGGGGAATAAAAATAGTATCATCAACTTACTTCAAGATTTTGATGAGAATATTGAGGGAATAGAGATATTAGATCCTAATGGCAACAGATCTACTCCTTATTTTAAGCATAGGACGATGGGGTATGTTCCGATTACGGTCTATGGTGATGGTGTGCGGAGAATTTTAACTATTGCGACCGCTATATTACAGTCTAAAAACGGTGTGTTGCTAATAGATGAAGTTGAAACTGCTATACATTCTAAACTATTTAGAAAGTTCTTTGATTGGCTTGTCAGCAATTGTAAAGATTTTAATGTACAGCTGTTTGTAACAACTCATAGTTTAGAAGCCATTGATGCGATATTATCAGCAGATACAGAAAATTTAAACGAGCTTACTACCTATAGATTAGAGAAACCTTCGTCGGATAGTAGAACATATTCAAAAAGGTTTATAGGTGAGGATATGTACTCATTGAGATATGAGCTGGGTCAGGATGTGAGGTAAGCAAAATGGAATATGCATATTTGGTTGTCGAAGGTCCTCACGATGTTGAAGTAGTGGGGAAAGTTTTGAAATCGAATGGTTTTAAAAGAGTTCAACAACTTTCTAAATTAGACGAGTACTGGCTAGATATAATACCAAAGAACTTTCCTCCTGAAGGCGATTTACTAAAAAGAGTTTCTATTCCAGTTTTCTTTCAGAGCAACAACTTCTCAGTCGCTGTACACTCTGCCGGAGGAATAACCAAAATAGCAAAAGTGTTGAGGTTAACTTTGTTAAATATTTTGAAGAAGGAAAATGGTTTTTTAAGTGCAGTTGGCGTTCTGATTGACGCGGATGATGAAGAAGCCAAGATAAGTTGTCAAAATATAATTCAGACTTTAGGAGATGACGACTTAGCGTTTTCGAATATAGGATCTCCAGGTGAGATTATAGAAAATATCCCTCGTATAGGAATACATGTTTTCCCTAATAATAGAGATAAAGGCACATTGGAGGATGCATTAATTCAGTGTGCTGAAGTTGTGTATCCAGAGATTTTAAAAGGTGCCTTAAACTATGTGAATAATATCGATGATCAGTATAGACATAATTGGGGAGTAACAGACGAGGCAAAAGTTGTAGTTGGTTGCATAGCTAATATTTTAAAGCCAGGAAAAGCAAATCAAGTCTCTATACAAGACAATGATTGGATTTCCTCAAGCACATTGGGCCTGATACCAGTCAAAGAA carries:
- a CDS encoding AAA family ATPase, whose translation is MNHINDLYIENFRGIKGLELKNLSQFNLLVGKNNVGKTSILESIELITSPGDIFQLIATSKGRDRTFSILSRKLSTVDSVLWTFPVAFYGTVNELVRERINLGAKLESGFIECNIECHETSVMDLTNSVKQQEKIGEVEEERAVEIMFRTKVLNDEVEQKYLITDSQRVMRRDRKNVIFKTNLVSPVDHRVMPISAKAISATIMSGNKNSIINLLQDFDENIEGIEILDPNGNRSTPYFKHRTMGYVPITVYGDGVRRILTIATAILQSKNGVLLIDEVETAIHSKLFRKFFDWLVSNCKDFNVQLFVTTHSLEAIDAILSADTENLNELTTYRLEKPSSDSRTYSKRFIGEDMYSLRYELGQDVR
- a CDS encoding DUF3226 domain-containing protein — encoded protein: MEYAYLVVEGPHDVEVVGKVLKSNGFKRVQQLSKLDEYWLDIIPKNFPPEGDLLKRVSIPVFFQSNNFSVAVHSAGGITKIAKVLRLTLLNILKKENGFLSAVGVLIDADDEEAKISCQNIIQTLGDDDLAFSNIGSPGEIIENIPRIGIHVFPNNRDKGTLEDALIQCAEVVYPEILKGALNYVNNIDDQYRHNWGVTDEAKVVVGCIANILKPGKANQVSIQDNDWISSSTLGLIPVKEITDFLKNLLRY